One window of the Aquila chrysaetos chrysaetos chromosome 8, bAquChr1.4, whole genome shotgun sequence genome contains the following:
- the LOC115344797 gene encoding von Willebrand factor A domain-containing protein 5A-like — translation MWRQSFGLLEKSYSHDTTGSFLLGKWLHVPLSTVPLCSAVVDVAIQDYVADVASELLYQNKSQASKEVLFVFPLGPDMAIYSFQACSEDAKVQAVLRDEAQQLREATGGWENLEYIQDQSNYPGEVFVCFLGTLPPGREVVVTLHYVQELPREPDGAARFVLPPTLHPYTKHYVWNCLTSKLPYSLLLTASLQSPRGVANVQANFALTPLIYTARDRSTAQVSLAGSPPGGHDLELLVYFGEPTAVSAVVEKGDPGAPPASLLGDPMVLVMLAPSIPEAVPGQRLPGEFIFLLDTTFLEHAQDCLLFLLKSLPLGCYFNIYCYGESSVGIYPQSVEYTQDNLTEAMRRIPSAGSSLGDTNLLGTLRSIYKTSRPRGHTRQLFIFMAGPPPDKEAIAAEVCRHRNSHRCFSFCFSEDSAALATALASETGGEAAYVCSDNSMIFVVLKCLKRALKLAAEEVSLSWTLPCGLEVEVLGGTPQSIFQGQHSLLYAQIHGQAQDTTVAKGVMTLTYSLDGQDVSHTIEFPLCPQGDGRLAGHRLAARCLLKRLLPEAASGSGDEPRHRAVEISLASGIICPFTSYVGVRTSQRVTWYRGPLALLPPRQSLIPCQTIEFCGSIMSSSCRHRAIWVPPGWLTAVCASWLALRRLTHGIAHPSQQGACSKACKPPPPPISSLKHVNPREFVLCSQNSGPWSSEDIAECQELVALQNVDGSWALSSGLASVLEVDEAEIKGKMPGEVLEPSIWATVLALTWLNRNDKCYRDFCELLEAKAVTWLCSRAVSQLDKCLEAANTLLGSTVEPSVFRL, via the exons ATGTGGCGTCAGAGCTTTGGACTTCTAGAAAAATCCTACAGCCATGACA CAACAGGATCCTTTTTGCTGGGGAAGTGGCTCCACGTACCCCTGTCCACAGTGCCTCTGTGTAGTGCTGTGGTGGATGTTGCTATCCAGGATTATGTGGCTGACGTGGCCTCCGAACTCCTCTACCAGAACAAAAGTCAGGCCTCCAAAGAAGTCCTCTTCGTCTTCCCCCTGGGCCCCGACATGGCCATCTACTCCTTCCAGGCCTGCAGTGAGGATGCCAAGGTCCAGGCCGTGCTGCGGGATGAG gCCCAGCAGCTGCGTGAGGCTACAGGGGGCTGGGAGAATCTGGAATACATTCAGGATCAGTCTAACTATCCGGGTGAGGTGTTTGTCTGCTTCCTGGGCACCCTGCCCCCTGGCAGGGAGGTGGTCGTGACTTTGCACTATGTCCAAGAGCTGCCACGGGAGCCAGATGGAGCAGCCCGTTTTGTGCTGCCACCCACACTGCATCCCTACACAAAACACTATG TCTGGAATTGTCTCACCAGCAAGCTGCCCTACAGCCTGCTGCTCACTGCTAGCCTGCAGTCACCCCGTGGAGTGGCCAACGTCCAGGCCAACTTCGCCCTCACCCCTTTGATCTACACTGCCCGGGACCGCAGCACTGCACAG GTCTCACTGGCTGGCAGCCCCCCGGGTGGGCATGATTTGGAGCTGCTGGTGTATTTTGGAGAACCCACTGCAGTCAGTGCTGTGGTGGAGAAGGGAGACCCTGGGGCCCCTCCAG cctccttgcttGGTGACCCCATGGTGTTGGTGATGCTGGCACCCAGTATCCCTGAGGCAGTGCCTGGGCAGCGCCTGCCTGGAGAGTTCATCTTCCTCCTGGACACCACTTTTCTTGAGCATGCACAG GACTGCCTGCTCTTCCTTCTCAAAAGCCTGCCCCTGGGCTGCTACTTCAACATCTACTGCTATGGAGAAAGCTCTGTGGGCATCTACCC GCAAAGTGTTGAATATACTCAGGACAACCTGACCGAGGCCATGCGGCGCATCCCCTCCGCCGGCTCCAGTCTGGGTGACACCAACCTGCTGGGAACCCTCCGCTCAATCTACAAGACCTCCCGCCCCCGCGGGCATACGCGCCAG CTCTTCATCTTCATGGCCGGGCCACCCCCCGACAAGGAAGCCATCGCAGCTGAGGTCTGCCGCCACCGCAACAGCCACCG GtgtttctccttctgcttctctgaggACAGCGCTGCCTTAGCTACAGCCCTGGCCAGCGAGACGGGAGGTGAAGCTGCCTACGTCTGCTCTGACAACAGCATGATATTTGTG GTGTTGAAGTGCCTGAAGCGGGCCCTCAAGCTAGCAGCTGAGGAAGTCTCTCTGAGCTGGACCCTGCCCTGTGGCCTGGAGGTGGAGGTGCTGGGGGGCACCCCTCAGTCCATCTTTCAGGGTCAACACAGCCTTCTCTATGCCCAGATCCACGGACAGGCACAG GATACCACGGTGGCCAAGGGGGTCATGACCTTGACGTACAGCCTGGACGGCCAGGATGTCAGTCACACGATTGAATTCCCACTGTGCCCACAGGGAGATGGCCG gctggctgggcatcgcCTGGCCGCAAGATGCTTGCTGAAGAGGTTGTTGCCAGAGGCTGCGAGTGGGTCAGGGGATGAACCCAGGCATCGCGCAGTCGAGATCAGCCTCGCTTCGGGGATCATCTGCCCCTTTACCAGCTATGTGGGGGTTCGCACGTCACAGAGGGTCACCTGGTACCGAG GGCCCCTGGCACTGTTGCCACCCCGCCAGTCACTCATCCCCTGCCAGACCATTGAGTTTTGTGGCTCCATTATGAGCAGCTCCTGCCGTCATAGGGCAATCTGGGTCCCACCTGGCTGGCTGACAGCAGTGTGTGCATCATGGCTTGCCCTCCGTCGACTCACCCATGGCATTGCTCACCCGTCCCAGCAGGGGGCTTGCTCAAAAG CATgtaaaccaccaccaccacctatTTCTTCTCTCAAGCATGTGAATCCCAGGGAATTTGTTCTGTGCTCTCAAAATTCTGGGCCTTGGTCCAGCGAAGACATTGCTGAGTGCCAGGAGCTGGTGGCACTGCAGAATGTAGATGGCTCCTGGGCCCTCAGCTCAGGCCTGGCCTCTGTGCTGGAAGTCGATGAGGCTGAAATCAAGGGAAAGATGCCTGGCGAG GTCCTGGAGCCAAGCATCTGGGCCACAGTGCTGGCTCTGACCTGGCTGAACAGAAATGACAAGTGTTACCGAGACTTCTGTGAGCTGCTGGAGGCCAAGGCTGTGACCTGGCTATGCAGCCGAGCTG TGTCCCAGCTGGACAAGTGCCTGGAGGCAGCCAATACCCTCCTTGGGAGCACCGTGGAGCCAAGTGTCTTCAGGCTCTGA